One genomic region from Stackebrandtia nassauensis DSM 44728 encodes:
- a CDS encoding ATP-binding cassette domain-containing protein — protein sequence MSSTPILEVSGLNKSFGPVQVLHDVHLSVHAGQVTALVGDNGAGKSTLIKCVSGIHGIDSGTIHFDEEQVRIASPRDAANLGIEVVYQDLALCDNLDIVQNMFLGREKRSGLVLDEPTMEQLAAETLETLAVRTVKSLRQHVSSLSGGQRQTVAIAKAVLWNSKVVILDEPTAALGVAQTAQVLELVRRLADNGLAVVLISHNLNDVFAVSDRIAALYLGQMVAEMETAEVTNTQVVELITSGSSGDLGLPRADSSTEYGLNGAQL from the coding sequence GTGTCCTCAACACCCATCCTCGAAGTATCCGGGCTCAACAAGAGTTTCGGCCCGGTACAGGTACTGCACGACGTCCACCTGTCCGTCCACGCCGGTCAGGTCACCGCCCTGGTCGGCGACAACGGCGCCGGGAAGTCGACACTCATCAAATGCGTCAGCGGCATCCACGGCATCGACTCCGGAACCATCCACTTCGATGAGGAACAGGTCCGGATCGCCTCCCCGCGCGACGCCGCCAACCTCGGCATCGAAGTGGTCTACCAGGACCTGGCGCTGTGCGACAACCTGGACATCGTCCAGAACATGTTCCTGGGACGCGAGAAACGCTCCGGACTCGTCCTGGATGAGCCCACCATGGAGCAACTCGCGGCCGAGACCCTGGAAACCCTGGCGGTCAGGACGGTGAAGTCGTTGCGGCAGCATGTGTCCAGCCTGTCGGGTGGCCAGCGGCAGACCGTGGCCATCGCCAAGGCGGTGCTGTGGAACTCCAAAGTGGTGATACTGGACGAGCCGACCGCCGCGCTGGGCGTCGCCCAGACCGCGCAGGTGCTGGAACTGGTGCGCCGGCTCGCCGACAACGGACTGGCCGTGGTGCTGATCTCCCACAACCTCAACGACGTCTTCGCCGTCTCCGACCGCATCGCCGCGCTCTACCTGGGACAGATGGTCGCCGAGATGGAGACCGCCGAGGTCACCAACACCCAGGTCGTGGAGCTGATCACCTCCGGCTCAAGCGGCGATCTGGGTCTGCCCCGCGCCGACTCCTCCACCGAATACGGACTGAACGGAGCCCAGCTGTGA